From the genome of Rhineura floridana isolate rRhiFlo1 chromosome 7, rRhiFlo1.hap2, whole genome shotgun sequence, one region includes:
- the PI4K2A gene encoding phosphatidylinositol 4-kinase type 2-alpha codes for MDETSPLVSPERGPGPGYGVPGGAVRSPPCPSVPSGPPCPCPSPPGSPAGGRDRERQPLLDRGASVERGVRGAVGTAGSAQVQAQAGLGTATAAARGEREPRNEFPDDPEFAEVVRQAEVASERGIYPERIYQGSSGSYFVKDPQGKIIGVFKPKNEEPYGQLNPKWTKWLQKLCCPCCFGRDCLVLNQGYLSEAGASLVDQKLELNIVPCTKVVYLASETFNYSAIDRVKSRGKRLALEKVPKVGQRFHRIGLPPKVGSFQLFVEGYKDADYWLRRFEAEPLPENTNRQLLLQFERLVVLDYIIRNTDRGNDNWLIKYDCPLDSTSMRDSEWVVVKEPVIKLAAIDNGLAFPLKHPDSWRAYPFYWAWLPQAKVPFSQEIKDLILPKISDPNFIKDLEEDLYELFKKDPGFDRGQFHKQIAVMRGQILNLTQALKDGKSPLHLVQMPPVIVETARSHQRSASESYTQSFQSRKPFFSWW; via the exons ATGGATGAGACGAGCCCACTGGTGTCTCCGGAGCGCGGTCCGGGACCTGGATATGGGGTGCCTGGCGGTGCTGTGCGCTCCCCGCCCTGTCCCAGCGTCCCCTCTGGACCACCATGCCCCTGTCCTTCCCCGCCGGGATCTCCTGCAGGTGGCCGCGACCGGGAGCGCCAGCCCCTCCTGGATCGGGGTGCGAGTGTGGAGCGTGGAGTGCGAGGGGCTGTAGGGACAGCTGGGTCGGCCCAGGTCCAAGCTCAAGCTGGGTTGGGGACAGCGACTGCCGCGGCCCGCGGAGAACGGGAGCCCCGGAATGAGTTCCCCGATGACCCAGAATTCGCCGAGGTGGTGCGGCAGGCAGAGGTGGCAAGCGAACGCGGCATCTACCCTGAGCGCATCTACCAAGGGTCTAGTGGCAGCTATTTCGTCAAGGATCCACAGGGG AAAATCATTGGTGTGTTCAAACCCAAGAACGAGGAGCCCTATGGGCAGCTGAACCCTAAGTGGACAAAGTGGCTGCAAAAACTGTGTTGCCCCTGCTGTTTTGGAAGGGATTGCCTTGTCCTCAACCAGGGATATTTATCTGAGGCAGGTGCTAGCCTTGTTGACCAAAAGCTGGAACTGAACATTGTTCCCTGCACAAAG GTGGTGTACTTGGCCAGCGAAACATTTAACTACAGCGCCATTGACAGAGTGAAGTCCCGGGGCAAACGCCTGGCCCTGGAGAAAGTGCCAAAAGTTGGGCAGAGGTTTCACCGAATTGGGCTTCCTCCAAAG GTGGGCTCCTTCCAGCTGTTTGTGGAAGGATACAAGGATGCAGATTACTGGCTGCGGCGCTTTGAGGCTGAGCCTCTCCCAGAGAATACTAACCGCCAATTGCTGCTGCAGTTTGAGAGACTGGTGGTGCTGGACTACATCATTCGCAATACTG ACCGGGGAAATGACAACTGGCTCATCAAGTATGACtgccctctagacagcacaagcATGCGG GACTCAGAATGGGTAGTGGTGAAGGAGCCTGTAATTAAACTGGCAGCCATTGACAATGGCCTGGCTTTCCCTCTCAAGCACCCAGACTCCTGGAGAGCAT ACCCTTTCTATTGGGCTTGGCTGCCCCAGGCCAAGGTGCCCTTCTCCCAGGAGATCAAGGACCTGATCCTGCCAAAAATCTCAGACCCTAATTTTATCAAGGATTTGGAAGAAGACCTCTATGAACTCTTCAAG AAAGATCCAGGTTTTGACAGGGGCCAGTTTCACAAGCAGATTGCTGTCATGCGTGGTCAG ATTCTGAATCTGACACAGGCCTTGAAAGATGGGAAAAGCCCCCTTCACCTGGTCCAGATGCCCCCTGTCATTGTAGAGACAGCTCGCTCCCATCAGCGCTCCGCCAGCGAGTCATACACGCAAAGCTTCCAGAGCCGCAAGCCCTTCTTTTCCTGGTGGTAG